In Vigna unguiculata cultivar IT97K-499-35 chromosome 3, ASM411807v1, whole genome shotgun sequence, a single genomic region encodes these proteins:
- the LOC114176400 gene encoding protein ODORANT1-like, with protein MILLHIYVINNLGKKGRGLYIKVGGEWGFWVITHYKLGSVVVCAIGMGRQPCCDKLGVKKGPWTAEEDKKLINFILTNGQCCWRAVPKLAGLRRCGKSCRLRWTNYLRPDLKRGLLTQAEEQLVIDLHARLGNRWSKIAARLPGRTDNEIKNHWNTHIKKKLLKMGIDPVTHEPLNKQATSQDSSPSPSEHLPQPENNLDQVKETDVVLNSEENSSSSQAENSSGDDSLLLDSICSDDSLLNTLWLDETPLMEALWDTTPKLENNTNSNMGLVPSWEDNCAWLLDCQDFGIHDFGFNCFNEIESNALHTIEMKDEEH; from the exons ATGATTTTATTGCACatatatgtaattaataatttaggcAAGAAAGGGAGAGGGCTTTATATAAAGGTGGGTGGGGAGTGGGGCTTTTGGGTCATTACTCATTACAAGCTTGGTAGTGTTGTTGTTTGTGCTATTGGTATGGGGAGGCAACCCTGCTGTGATAAACTTGGGGTGAAGAAAGGTCCATGGACTGCAGAGGAAGACAAGAAGCTCATCAACTTCATTCTCACCAATGGCCAGTGTTGTTGGCGTGCTGTGCCAAAGCTTGCTGGCCTTAGGCGTTGTGGCAAGAGTTGTCGCCTTCGTTGGACTAATTATCTTCGCCCAGACTTGAAGAGAGGACTCCTCACACAAGCAGAGGAGCAACTTGTTATTGATCTCCATGCCCGTCTTGGCAACAG GTGGTCCAAAATTGCTGCCAGGTTACCCGGAAGAACAGACAACGAGATTAAAAATCATTGGAACACACATATCAAGAAAAAACTCCTGAAAATGGGTATTGATCCCGTCACTCATGAACCTCTGAATAAACAAGCAACATCTCAGGATAGTTCACCCTCCCCTTCAGAGCATTTGCCACAACCTGAGAATAACCTCGATCAGGTGAAGGAAACTGATGTGGTTCTCAACTCAGAGGAGAATTCAAGTTCATCCCAAGCTGAAAATTCTTCTGGGGATGACTCACTTTTGCTAGATAGCATTTGCAGTGACGATTCTCTTTTAAACACCCTGTGGCTGGATGAAACTCCTCTGATGGAAGCATTATGGGACACAACACCCAAACTAGagaataatactaatagtaacaTGGGTTTGGTACCATCTTGGGAGGACAATTGTGCTTGGTTATTGGACTGTCAGGACTTCGGTATTCACGATTTTGGGTTTAACTGTTTCAACGAGATAGAGTCAAACGCACTGCATACCATAGAAATGAAGGACGAGGAGCATTAA